From the Methanoculleus caldifontis genome, the window GTCCTCCCGTACAACTTCTACAACGTGAACTACGAGACCATACTCGCCGACGCCTACTTCATCGGGAAGACCCTGTATCCCGACCGGTTCGCCGACGTCGACCCGGAGAAGAAGGCAGACGAGATCTACACGTTCTTCGTCGGAAAACCGGTCTTCGCCGACCACAACAGCGAGTACAGGAACCTCGGCTTTGCGGAGATCCCGCTGTAATCCCGGGTTTGAACAGGAGGGTATGACAATGCACTTTGCAGACGGGACCATTCCCGCGAGCTACCGGGGCTACGTGCGGAGGAAGCACCTCTGGATACTCGGGGGGACTGTAATCCTCTTCCTCCTCCTGATCGTATCCATATCGGTCGGTGCGGTCAGCATCCCTCCATACGACGTCTTCCTCTCTCTCGTGAACGGAACCCTCGACCGGATCAGCGCACTGCTCCACCCGGGAACCGCAGTGAGCGTCTCCAGCACCGACCGGATCGTCTGGAACATCCGCCTCCCGCAGGCCCTTGCCGCGATCGTGGCCGGCATCGGGCTCTCGGTGGCCGGCGTTGCCATGCAGTCGATCCTCCGTAACCCGCTCGGCTCCCCGTTCACGCTCGGCATCTCGAACGCCGGCGCATTCGGGGCGGCCGTCTCGGTCATCCTCCTCGGCACCGGGCAGATGCACTCGACGGTCGCCGATGCCGTCACCTTGAACAACCCCTACGTGACGACGATGGTGGCGTTCATCTTCTGTCTCCTCGCCACCGCCGTGATCCTGCTCATCTCCCGGATACGCGGGGCGTCTCCCGAGGTGATGGTGCTCGCCGGCGTCGCCCTCTCCTCCCTCTTCACGGCGGGGACGATGTTCCTCCAGTACTTCGCGAGCGACGCCCAGCTCGCCGCCGTCGTCTTCTGGACGTTCGGCGACGTCGGCCGGGCCAGCTGGCAGGAACTCTCGATCATGGCCATCGTCGTCGCGGCCGCCACCCTCTACTTCGTCGCGAACCGCTGGAACTACAACGCGATCGATGCCGGCGACGAGACGGCAAAAGGGCTCGGCGTCAACGTCGAGCGGATCAGGGATATCGGAATGGTCGTTGCAGCGCTCGTATCCGCCGTGATCGTCTCGTTCCTCGGCGTCATCGGCTTCGTGGGCCTGGTCTGCCCGCATATGGTGAGGAGGCTCATCGGCGACGACCAGCGCTACCTGATACCGGGCTCCTGCGTGATGGGCGGGATCCTCCTCCTCGCCTCCGATACGGTCGCCCGGATCATCGTGGCGCCCTACATCCTCCCGGTTGCCGTGTTGACGGCATTCCTCGGAGCGCCGGTCTTCATCTATCTGCTTCTCGTGGGGTACCGGCGATGATCCTCGACGTCGACGGCGTGGCCTTCAATTACCGGAGCGCATCGGTCCTCCGGGAGATCACGTTCGACCTTCCTCCGGGGCAGGTCCTCGCAATCCTCGGACCGAACGGCGTCGGGAAGACGACGCTCTTGAAGTGCATGAACGCCATCCTCCGGCCGAAGGCAGGATCCGTCCTCGTCGGAGGGACGAATCTCCTCGAAGCAGACCGGATGGAGATCGCGCGGAACGTGGGCTATGTCCCGCAGCGGTGCGAAGCCGGCCGGATGACCGTCTTCGACGCCGTCCTCCTCGGCCGTCGGCCGCATATCGGGTGGGACGTGAGAGAGACGGATATCCGTATCGTCGAGGCGGCGATCCGGATGCTCCACCTCGATGGTCTAGCGCTGCGCTACATCGACGAGATGAGCGGCGGGGAGCTCCAGAAGGTGAGCATCGCCCGGGCACTCGTCCAGGAGCCCCGGGTGCTCCTCCTCGACGAACCGACGAGCAGCCTCGACCTCAAAAACCAGCTCGA encodes:
- a CDS encoding ABC transporter ATP-binding protein — encoded protein: MILDVDGVAFNYRSASVLREITFDLPPGQVLAILGPNGVGKTTLLKCMNAILRPKAGSVLVGGTNLLEADRMEIARNVGYVPQRCEAGRMTVFDAVLLGRRPHIGWDVRETDIRIVEAAIRMLHLDGLALRYIDEMSGGELQKVSIARALVQEPRVLLLDEPTSSLDLKNQLEILGIVRRVAEEHNVAAVMTMHDLNMALRYADRFILLKDGIIHAAGSREVVTPESIGAVYGVPVTVEQYNGFSVVVPLAPESAC
- a CDS encoding FecCD family ABC transporter permease; translation: MHFADGTIPASYRGYVRRKHLWILGGTVILFLLLIVSISVGAVSIPPYDVFLSLVNGTLDRISALLHPGTAVSVSSTDRIVWNIRLPQALAAIVAGIGLSVAGVAMQSILRNPLGSPFTLGISNAGAFGAAVSVILLGTGQMHSTVADAVTLNNPYVTTMVAFIFCLLATAVILLISRIRGASPEVMVLAGVALSSLFTAGTMFLQYFASDAQLAAVVFWTFGDVGRASWQELSIMAIVVAAATLYFVANRWNYNAIDAGDETAKGLGVNVERIRDIGMVVAALVSAVIVSFLGVIGFVGLVCPHMVRRLIGDDQRYLIPGSCVMGGILLLASDTVARIIVAPYILPVAVLTAFLGAPVFIYLLLVGYRR